In Candidatus Devosia phytovorans, the DNA window TTGTTGCGGATCCTGGCCTCGTCCTTCAATCGTTCGGTCAGGTCGAGCACCCGTTTGCGCGTCTCGTCGTTAACCGTATTCAATTTTGCCAGTCGCTCTATCAGATCAAGCCTCGCCCGCGTCGTGTTTAGCGTCAGGAAGATGACGATCGCGGCCTCCTTGTTGGTCCCGGAAAGATGCGCGATCAGGTAGATGAACAGCGACTCCGTATTGGTCCAGGCATAGTTCATCTGCCCGACCAGCTGCAGCACCTGATCCATGCGGGTCATGGCTGGCGCACCTCGAAACGGCTCCCCTCGGGATTGCGTCCGCTGCCGTTCTTGCGGCGCAGGAAAGCTGCCGCAGCCTGGGTGCGATTGGACACGCCAAGCTTGGCGATGACCTTGTGCACATGTGCCTTGACGGTGTGTTCGGAGAGCGCCATGCGGTTGGCGATCAGCTTGTTCTGAAAGCCTTCGGAGACATATTGCAGGATCTGTTCTTCGCGCATGGTGAGGCTTGCGACTTCGGTGATGGAGATGGTTTCCTCAAGCGCCGGCAGAACCGCTGCCTCGCCCGTCGCGCGTTCCAGAACCCGGTCCGTTGCGGCTTTTTTCAACCGGTCTGCAGGCAGATAATGCCCTCCCGACAGCAGCAACGAGGCAATGGCAATCAGCACGTCCAGCGGCAGGGACAGCGGCAATATGCCTTGCACCACGCCGCTGGTGGCCAGATCGGCAAGGTCGGCGCCCTGTTCGGCCAGAAGGCCGATCGGAATGCCCGGCGCCTGCTGGCGCACGCCCGCGACCAGGTCCTCCACCCCGGCCTCCGCGCTTGCGCTCACCAGGATGAGCACCAGGCCATTTGACGCGGCCAGTCGCCCGCGACTTTCAACCAGGCTCACATCGTAAGCGGCGAAATATTGCTGAAATGTCTCGGCCAGTGACTGATACATGGCCTGACGAGAGGCAAGCAGAACAATAGTCCTGCGCCTTTGACTTGCGTCGACCTGAACTTCGCCCGGATTTTCCGATGCAATTCTCACTATTTCCTCCCTCAGCCACGCGCTTCCCTGATTAACAGAGTATTAACACTGTGGTCGTGACTCAAGGGTGACATCGATCACTTTGATTAGTTCCTGTGTTTTTCGGTTAAGAAGCATATGGAAATAGATCTTACGATCACCACAGAATGATCCAAGATTCGCTCGCCCTGTTGAGCTAAGATCAAAATAATGCAGGCGAATTTGTTCTTGCGGTAATTCCGGACATCGCAAATCCGGAAATACAAGCCGATCGAAAGCCACTGATCGAATTGGCTGCTTTCTATCTTTTGACGCCGGCAACAGGATGATGTGGCCTGACGGAGATCATTCCTCAGGCGGCCTCAAGGGTTTGCAAAATACTTGGGGTTGGGAGCGGAGGAGCCCAAGGTCTCGTTTGAAATGAAGAGAGACCCGGTCCACCCGCATCTTCCATCAGGAGAGGCGAAATGGCCAGTGACACCTACAATACGGCGCTCATGAGCGATCTGAGCACCAATGACTCGTTCAATACCGTCGACAGTGGCAATACCAACAACAACACCAATGTTGCCACCAGCGACGACGACACGTCCTTGACCGATTCCGGCAATGTCGATGCATCGTTGACGGACTCGCAGAACACCAACAACACGACCAATAATACGGCCAACACCACCAATCAGGCCGACAGCTCGGACAATTCCGACAGCTCGATCAATGACTCGTTCGACACCGACCTGGACGTCACCCTCGACAATGCGTTCAACGACCAGTCGAACAGCTCGACCAACACCGACAACTCGACCAACGACTCCAACAACAGCATGGATTCGAACGACGACAATTCCGACAATTCCATCGCCGATTCAGGCAACCTGGATCTCGATGTTGGGATCGCCGACTCGTTCAACGACAGTTCGGACAATTCGGTCACGACCGACGCTTCGGCGACCGACTCGTTCAATGACAATTCGGACAGCTCGACGAACGACTCCAACAACGACAACTCCACCAATACAGCCGATTCCGGCAATGTCGCGCTGGCGGACTCGTTCAACGACAGCTCGACCAACACCGACAATTCGTCCAATGGTTCGGACAATGTCGATGTGGTGGTCGATATCGCGGACTCGTTCAATGACTCGTCCGACAATTCGGATAATTCCGACAACTCCGATAATTCCGACAACTCGGTCAACGACTCGCTGAACACGGACATCGACTTCGCGCTGACGGACTCGCTGAACGACAATTCCGACAGCTCGGACAATTCCGATAATTCGGATAACTCCGACAACTCGATCAATGACTCGTTCAACGACAACTCGACCAACACCGCGATCGCTGACTCGGGCAATCTGGATGTGGCCATCGCGGATTCGTTCAACGACAGCTCGGACAATTCCGATAATTCGGACAACTCAGACAATTCCGATAATTCGGATAACTCGGACAACTCCGATAATTCGATCAATGACTCGCTGAACACCAATCTCGATCTCGACGTCGCCCTGACCGACTCGTTCAACGACAACTCGGATAATTCCGACAACTCCGATAATTCGGATAATTCCGACAACTCGGACAACTCGATCGCAGACTCGTTCAACGATAATTCGGATAACTCGGACAATTCCGATAACTCGGATAACTCCGACAATGCGGTGAACGATTCCGGCAATCTCGATGTCGCCATCGCTGACTCGTTCAACGACAGCTCGGACAATTCCGACAGCTCGGATAACTCGATCAACGACGCGTTCAACGACAATTCGGATAACTCGGACAATTCCGATAATTCCGACAACTCGATCAACGACTCCGGCAATCTCGACCTCGCCGTCGATATCGCTGACTCGTTCAACGACAACTCCGACAATTCGGATAATTCCGATAACTCGGATAATTCGGACAACTCCGACAATTCGACCAATGTCGCTGACTCGTACAACGACAGTTCCGACAACTCGATCAACGACTCGTTCAACAGCCAGACGATCGAGGACTCCTACAAGACGCAGACCTACGGCTTTGCCGGCGAGATCAACGACTCGTTCAACGACCAGTCCGAGAACAACTCGAACAACGACAATTCGCAGGACAATGACATCAGCGACTCGTTCAACACGGACAGTTCGCAGGACAACGATGTCAGCGACTCCTACAATGTCGATGCCTCGCAGGATAACGACACCACCACCACGATCAGCGACTCGAACAACGACAGCTCGGGCTCGCACAACACGACGACGACGATCAATGATGCGAGCACCAATGCAGACATCACGCTCGAAGCCACGATCTCGGACTCGCTGAACACCAACGAGAACTCCTTCAATGCCGATAACGATTTCCTCGATATCGACACGGCGGACTCGTCCTTCGGCGACATCTTCGCGAACAGCGGCACCCTGGACTTCAACCCGGGTGATGACGTCGGCTTCGAGAATGTCTTCAACGGCACGTTCGGCGACGTTGGCCATGCCTTCGCGCTGAACCAGGTTGCCGACATCATCGACAACGACAGCATCAGCGGCTTCACCCCCAATTATGGCGGGTCGAGCTTCAACGCGAATGCCAATGGTGGCGACGGGATCTTTGCCGCAAGCAACTCCATGAGCGGTGGTGCTGGCGACGACAGCTCGGTGGGCAACACTGCCGATGGCAGCGCCCATGCCTCGGGCAGTGCGTTCAACATGGAAGTGGTTGTCGGTGCCAACCTCCAGCAGAACGCGGTCAACATCAACATCTCCGGCGGCGACCATATCGCCGACAACAACTACGGCGACGACGACGCATAAGTGTCGTTGCTGACCCCGATCTGCGCGCCCCGGCGCGCAGATCATTCTGGACGCTCGGTTTGACTGCTATGCCGGCAAGCCGTCGGGGGGACTGCAGGTGTTTTTTCCTTACGATGCCACAAACGAAATCGTCGCCCACTTCATAGGTTACTTCGAACTTTCGGTCGAAGACATGAGGGTGAGGCTGGACTTTTCCGAGTTCGCCTATGTGCCGCCTGCCGACGATATTCCCGGGCTGATTGCGGGCGGTGTGCCCGATCTCGAGCAGAAATACGGGCTGCTCGATTCCAATCCCGATGTTGCCTATGCCGGGCCGGACTGGGCCATCCACGGCCACGCGCGGCCCCATGCCAATGCGCCGGAAGTTCCAATCGAGCGGGTCGAGGCCGCTGCAACGCCGGGCCACCTGCCTGAGGCGCCGGCGTTTGATCCGGACAGCCAGGCTGCCTATCTGCCAGCAGAGGGCGTCGCCCCGCTGTCGACCCTGGCGTTCATCAACCAGACCATCATCCTCGACGACAATGACATTGTGATCATTGGCGATTTCGAGGGTAGCGTCACCTTTGTCTCCGGCTCGGCCGCAGCGATCCTGGGCTTTCAGTCCGACGCCGACGCCATCGTCAATGCGCTGATCGGCGAGCCGGATTTTTCGCACTACACCGGCATCGCCGGCTTTCTCACCGACACCGCCGCCCGCATCGGCTCGCTGGGCGAGGATGCGGCGCTTGAGCAGGCCAGCGTGGTGCAGGCGCCAAGCGGGACCTATGTCAACGGCCTCGCCTCGAGCGAGCCCGCGCCCGATCTGCTCGATCACCTGCCTGCAAAGATGGTCGAGGTGATGACGGGCGAGGCGCCCGAGGAGATCGCCGCAGAAGAGGACGACAGCCAGCCCGTCAGCATCGTGTTCGACGATGCGGTGCAGTCTATGCAGCTCAACGCGGGCGGCAACCTGCTGGTCAACGAGATCGCGGTGGTCAATGGCGGCCTCAGCACCTCAATCCTGGCGGTGCAGGGCAATTATCACCAGCTCGACGCCATCATCCAGATCAACGCCTATAGCGACTATGACACGGTGATCGGCGCGCCCGATGGGCATCTGGTCTCGGCGGCCACGACGCAGGCCTACAATATCGCCAATTTCGACTACGAAACGCGCGACAGCCTCGGCAAATCGGCCGAAACCCATCCGGGTGTCATGCCGCTGAGCTGGAACGTAACGGTGGTCGCCGGCGATCTGGTCTTTGTCGAATGGATGAAGCAGTTCACCTTCCAGTCCGACCAGGACATCCACGTGATGAGCGCCGTTGGTCTCAACACCGTGGTCACCACCGGCGAGAACATCGGCTTCAACGCCATCAGCTTTGTAGATCTGGGCAAGTATTTCGACCTGGTGATCGTCGGCGGCAATCTCTACGACGCCAATATCATCGTCCAGACCAATATCCTCTACGACAACGACACGATCCAGTATCTGGGTGGCGGCCATAGCGGTACGAACAACCTGGCGACCCAGGGCAACCTGCTGTGGAACGAGGCCAGCATCCACAATATCGGGCCGGCGGAGATCCAGTCGGCAATGCCCGACCACATTTCCGAAGCGGCCTCGACCCTGTCGTCCGGCGGCAATGACATGCCCGGCGGCTTTGGCGCCGATGCCGTATTCGAGGGGCTGAGCGCCTTGCGCGTGCTCTATGTTGCTGGCGACATCTACGACATGCGGTTCCTGCAGCAAACCAACGTGCTGGGCGACGCCGATTTCGTAGCGCTGCAGCAGGCCAGGCTGATCGGCGACCATCCCGGTACCAATTGGGACATCAACACCGGCGCCAATGCGCTGGTGAACAAGGCGACGATCTTTGACTACGACGGCATGGGCGACACGGCCTATGTCGCGGGCGAGCACTATTCCGATGCCATCCTGATCCAGGCCAATATCCTGGCCGCTGCGCCTCAGGCCAGCCCGGGCGACGCGCTGGTGACCGAGGTCATCGCCTTCCTCGACCACGATGTTCCCGACGTTCTTGGGGATGATGGCCCCTTCTCGTCCAACTCACTTTCCTCCGACGGCCCACCCGCCGACATCATGCAATCCGTCTTGGCCTAGGACCGTCTTATGAAACACGAGAAACTCGAAGGTACCTGGGACAATGTGGTGCTGCGCAGTCTGGCGGAGGGCAATCCGTCGCGCGCCGCCAAGATCGACCATCTGCTGTTCCAGATCACCACGGCCGGTGCCGAGCTCGACGCCATGGTCGACGAACAGGAGGCCCTGCTCGGCAAGACCAATGTGATCGTCGCCACAGCGATCACGGCGGAGATGGACAAGCCGAAAATGATCGGTTTTGACAAGCTCGACGAGGCGACGACCTCCCCGGTTCGATCGACGCCCTTCGTCGGTCCCCTGCCCGCCGCGCCCAGCCTGCTCAAAAATGCCCCGGCCGGCCAGCCAGACAAAGCCAAGCCGGAAGAAGTCGTCCAGCATGCTGACGGCCGTGGCATCGATGCCAAGGCGGCCCTCGCGCTCCTCGCCGGACAGACCGTCGCCCCGCCGATGCCGATCGCGCCGGTGGTCGAGCCCGAAGTCCAGGGGCCGCCTGCTCCGACAAAACCAGCCGTTGAAAAACCGACTATCCCTCTGGCAACGTCCGAAATTCTGCCACCGCAGAGCAAGCCCGCTGAGCAGCCAGCGCCCAAGGCCAAAGCACCCGAGCCCAAACCGGCGCGCAATGCACCGCCAATCATCGAGGCCGATCGCGGCCCGCTCAAGTCGCCCCAAGCCAAGACCGTCGAGCCCAAGCCTGCTCCAGTCAAAAAAGCCATTGCCGACAAGACTTTCCACAAACGGACCAGCGCGCCGACCTTCACCGAAAGCCTGCAGAACGGCATCCGCGTGGTGCGGACAAACCTTGCCATCGTCATGGGCTTCACCGTCTTTATCAACGTTCTGGTGCTGGCTATCCCTATCTATCTGTTCCAGATTTCCGACCGCGTCCTGACTAGCCGTTCGCTCGATACGCTGATCATGCTGACCGCCGTCATCGTCGGCGCGGTGATCATGCAGGTCGTCCTCGATGCCATCCGGCGCTTCATCCTGATGCGCACCGCGGTCGAAGTCGCGGTGCAGCTCGGCTCGCCCATCCTCAGCGCCGCGGCCCGCGCCTCGCTGCATGGCAATGGCCGCGACTATCAGGTGCTGGGCGATCTGCAGCAGGTGCGCGCCTTCATTACCTCGGGCACGCTGCTCGCTTTTTTCGACGCGCCGATGGCGCCGCTGTTCGTGCTGGCGGTGTTCCTGATCCACCCAGAGCTTGGCTATATCGTTGTCGGATCAGCACTTTGTCTGCTTGTCGTGGCGCTGATCAACCAGCGATTGACGGCAAAACCATTCGCCGAAGCCAATGGCTATCTAAGCCGCGCCACGCTGCACCTCGACTCCATGTCGCGCAATTCGCAGATCATCAATGCCCTGGCGATGATCCCTGAAGCCGTGCGTATCTGGGGTCGCGACACTGCCGCCTCGCTCACCGCCCATGTGGACGCGCAGGATCGCAACATCATCATGGCGAGCATTTCAAAGTGCATTCGCCTCCTGACCCAGGTCTGCATGCTCGGCTGGGGCGCGACGCTGGCCATCGAAGGTCACATCACTGGCGGCATGGTGATTGCCGGCTCGATCGTCGCCAGCCGCGCCTTATCACCGATAGAGGGCGCTATCGAAGGCTGGAACGGCTTCACCCAGTTCCGCACTTCTTTTGCGCGCATCAGGGGTTTGCTGCAGTCCTCGCCCTTCAACTTCGAACGCCTGATCCTGCCCAATCCCAAGGGCCGGGTCGATGTCGAGCGCCTGCTCTTCGTGCCACCGCCCAACAAGAAGGTGCTGCTCAACGGCATTTCCTTCTCGCTACTTCCCGGGGAATCCCTGGCGGTGATCGGCAATTCCGGCGCCGGCAAGACGACGCTGGGCAAGATGCTGGTCGGCTCGATCCTGCCGACCTCGGGTTCGGTGCGCCTCGACATGATGGACCTGCGCAACTGGGACCAACGCCAGTTCGGCGAAAGCATCGGCTATCTGCCGCAGGACGTTCAACTTTTCCCGGGCACGATCAAGGCCAACATCGCCCGCATGCGTGAGGATGTGACGGATCAATCGATCTTCGACGCGGCTGTTCTGGCCGACGTGCACGAACTCATCGCCTCCTTCCCTCAGGGCTATGAAACCTTCGTGGCCGCCGATGGTGCGCCACTCTCGGGCGGGCAGAAGCAACGTATCGCCCTGGCGCGCGCCTTCTTTGGCAGTCCCAAGATGGTGGTGCTCGACGAGCCCAATTCCAATCTCGATGCGCCCGGCGAGGCAGCCCTGGCCAAGGCGTTAATGCATGCCAAGAAAGAGAATATTACCGTGATCACCATCACGCAGCGCCCGGCTCTGCTCAATGTCGTCGACAAGATCCTGGTGCTCAACAATGGCTCGGTGTCGCTCTTTGGCAGCCGCACCGAAGTGATGACGGCGCTGGCGCGCAACAAGACGACATCGGGCGATGTGGGCCTGGCCGCACCGGCCTCGGCGCCGATTGCGACAGGAGCCTGAGCCATGTCGACAACGGGTGATCTGCATAATCTGGAGTGGTATTCGGGCGTTCCCCGCTCGATCCGCAACTATGTCCTGTTCGGACTCGGGCTGATCTTTGTGACTTTCGCCGGTTTCGGCAGCTGGGCGGCTACGGCCCCCCTGTCGGCCGCCGTCATCGCGCCGGGCAGCTTTGTGGCGACGGGCGAAAACAAGATCGTTCAGCATTTCGAAGGCGGCATTGTCAAGGATCTGCTGGTGCGCGAGGGCGACCATGTCACCCAGGGTCAACCGCTGCTGCTGCTCGACCCGACGGCCGCCCATGCCGGAGCGCAGCAATTGCAGCTCCGCCTGATCCGCCTCGAAATGGTGTGGACCCGGCTCAATGCCGTGGCCAACCACCTCTCTGAAATGGTGCTGCCGGCCTCCGTCACGGGACAACTCGACAATCCCGAGGTTGCGGCCATTATCGAGAGCCAACGCGGCAATTTCGAAGCAGCAAGCAGCAAGCTCGAGAACGAAACCGCGCTGATGCAACAGAACATTGCCGCGCTGGACTTTCGCGTCGCCGGCCGCCGCAGCCAGATCGAATCCATGCAGCGTCAGCTCGCGCTGCTGCGCGAGGACCAGACGGTGATGCTGGACCTGCGCGCCAAGGGCGTGACCACGCAATCGGATGTGCGCACGATCGAACGTTCGGTCGCCGATGCCGAGGGCGACATCGCGCGCCTTGAATCCGAGGTGCAGGAAGCCCAGGCGCAGGCGGAGAAGTTTCGCCGGGAGATCATCCAGGCCAATGACACGATCGCCCAGTCGGCGCTCGATGAAATGCAATCGGTGGAAGCCGAACTCGATGCGGTGCGCGAACAAATCCAGCAGGCCAATAGCGTACTCGCCCGCACCACGATTTCGGCACCTGTCACCGGCACGGTCGTGCGCATGTTTTATCATACTACCGGCGGCGTCATCGAAAGCGGCAAGCCGATCTTTGAAATCCTGCCCGCCGAAGTGCCGCTCATTGTCGAAGTGAAGATTCCCCGCATGCAGATCGACGAGGTGCGCCAGGGCGAGCCGGCCACGGTGCGGCTGACGGCGCTCAACCAGCGCACCACGCCCGTGCTCGATGGCGAGGTAATCTATGTGTCAGCCGACACCATCGCCGATGCCGCCGACATGAACCACGAGGTCTATATCGCCCGGGTCGGCATTGCGCCGGAGCAGCTGGCGCGTGTCGAAGGCTTTCACCCGACGCCTGGCATGCCGGCGGAAGTTTTCGTGAAGACGCGCGAGCGCACCTTCCTCGAATATCTGGTGAAGCCGGTGACCGACAGCATGTCGCGGGCCTTCCACGAGAACTGACCGACCGAACGCT includes these proteins:
- a CDS encoding type I secretion system permease/ATPase, which encodes MKHEKLEGTWDNVVLRSLAEGNPSRAAKIDHLLFQITTAGAELDAMVDEQEALLGKTNVIVATAITAEMDKPKMIGFDKLDEATTSPVRSTPFVGPLPAAPSLLKNAPAGQPDKAKPEEVVQHADGRGIDAKAALALLAGQTVAPPMPIAPVVEPEVQGPPAPTKPAVEKPTIPLATSEILPPQSKPAEQPAPKAKAPEPKPARNAPPIIEADRGPLKSPQAKTVEPKPAPVKKAIADKTFHKRTSAPTFTESLQNGIRVVRTNLAIVMGFTVFINVLVLAIPIYLFQISDRVLTSRSLDTLIMLTAVIVGAVIMQVVLDAIRRFILMRTAVEVAVQLGSPILSAAARASLHGNGRDYQVLGDLQQVRAFITSGTLLAFFDAPMAPLFVLAVFLIHPELGYIVVGSALCLLVVALINQRLTAKPFAEANGYLSRATLHLDSMSRNSQIINALAMIPEAVRIWGRDTAASLTAHVDAQDRNIIMASISKCIRLLTQVCMLGWGATLAIEGHITGGMVIAGSIVASRALSPIEGAIEGWNGFTQFRTSFARIRGLLQSSPFNFERLILPNPKGRVDVERLLFVPPPNKKVLLNGISFSLLPGESLAVIGNSGAGKTTLGKMLVGSILPTSGSVRLDMMDLRNWDQRQFGESIGYLPQDVQLFPGTIKANIARMREDVTDQSIFDAAVLADVHELIASFPQGYETFVAADGAPLSGGQKQRIALARAFFGSPKMVVLDEPNSNLDAPGEAALAKALMHAKKENITVITITQRPALLNVVDKILVLNNGSVSLFGSRTEVMTALARNKTTSGDVGLAAPASAPIATGA
- a CDS encoding response regulator transcription factor; protein product: MYQSLAETFQQYFAAYDVSLVESRGRLAASNGLVLILVSASAEAGVEDLVAGVRQQAPGIPIGLLAEQGADLADLATSGVVQGILPLSLPLDVLIAIASLLLSGGHYLPADRLKKAATDRVLERATGEAAVLPALEETISITEVASLTMREEQILQYVSEGFQNKLIANRMALSEHTVKAHVHKVIAKLGVSNRTQAAAAFLRRKNGSGRNPEGSRFEVRQP
- a CDS encoding HlyD family type I secretion periplasmic adaptor subunit; this encodes MSTTGDLHNLEWYSGVPRSIRNYVLFGLGLIFVTFAGFGSWAATAPLSAAVIAPGSFVATGENKIVQHFEGGIVKDLLVREGDHVTQGQPLLLLDPTAAHAGAQQLQLRLIRLEMVWTRLNAVANHLSEMVLPASVTGQLDNPEVAAIIESQRGNFEAASSKLENETALMQQNIAALDFRVAGRRSQIESMQRQLALLREDQTVMLDLRAKGVTTQSDVRTIERSVADAEGDIARLESEVQEAQAQAEKFRREIIQANDTIAQSALDEMQSVEAELDAVREQIQQANSVLARTTISAPVTGTVVRMFYHTTGGVIESGKPIFEILPAEVPLIVEVKIPRMQIDEVRQGEPATVRLTALNQRTTPVLDGEVIYVSADTIADAADMNHEVYIARVGIAPEQLARVEGFHPTPGMPAEVFVKTRERTFLEYLVKPVTDSMSRAFHEN